The genome window TAGCAGAGACTACGAATAAACAAGCGATACTTTTTTGTGGAAGACATGGTGTACTAAGCGTCCCGGTGGAGTCTTTAGATTCAGCTTTAAGTAAAGCCATTTTAAACAATGAGTAACCACGTCCTAACCATAAAGCTCAGCCAAGGATTGTTTAACAACCGCAAGGCCGTGCTAGCCGTATTCGGATTGGTTACCATCGTGATGATCTGGTTTACGATTAACACAAAGATTGATGCCAGTTTTAACAAACAACTACCATCCAATCATGAATACATCCAAACCTTTACCAAATACCAGGACCAGTTTGGGGGAGCAAACCGCGTAGCCATCGCTCTTACGTTGGATGAGGGTACGATTTTTTCTAAAGCGTATTTTCAAATTCTAAAACAGGCGACTGATGAAACTTACTTCGTCCCAGGAGTGGACAGGGCTCAGGTAACCTCGATATGGACGCCCAATACGCGATACATAGAAATAATCGAAGACGGTTTCTCTGGCGGTAATGTTGTCCCGGCAGACTTTTTGGGATCAGATGAAGATCTCGCTAAAGTAAAAGCTAACATCATCAAGTCCGGGACCGTTGGATTACTCGTAGCCAGCGATTTTTCTGGGGCATTAATCTTAGCTCAATTGCAGGAAATTGATCCGCAGACCGGAGAAAGAATAAACTACATTGAAGTAGCGCAATATCTGGAAAAAAATATCCGGGGAAAATTTGAGGCGCAAGGGTTGGAGATGGGACTGAAGGTACGCATCATTGGTTTTGCGAAAGTGATGGGTGACGTGGCAGACGGCGTACTCAATGTAATTTTGTTTTTCGCTGTCGCCTTCATAATTACAGCAGTGCTCGTTTTCTTTTACAACAAATCACTCAAGCTTACTGTCCTTTCGTTAGCCGCATCCCTCATAGCGGTCGTGTGGCAACTCGGCCTGCTCCGCTCCATGGGATTCGGGATCGACCCCATGTCCATACTGGTGCCTTTTCTGGTATTCGCAATTGGAGTGAGTCATGGGGTACAAATGGTACGTTCCTTTCGCTCCGGCGTTTTTTCCGGATTAAGTGGAAAGGAAGCAGCGCAAGAAAGTTTTGAACAATTGCTCATCCCGGGAGGAGCTGCCCTACTCACAGACACCATTGGATTCGTAACCATTCTTTTGATTGATATTCCTATCATTCAAGAACTGGCGATCACTGCCAGTTTAGGTGTGGCGGTGATAGTTTTTACAAACTTGTTTTTGCTGCCTGTTCTTCTGTCCTTCCAACAACTTGATTCAAGTTATAAAAAGGAAATCCTGAAGAGGAGAGAAAGCAGGAAAAGCTTGTGGGATCGAATGGCCCAGGTTTCGCAAACGAAGCCTGCGATTCTAACATTAGTAATAGCGGCCCTTCTCGCCACCCAAGGCGTACAATACGCTGGTAAAGTTAAAATTGGCGACTTACAACAGGGAGTCCCCGAACTGCGGTCCACTTCA of Verrucomicrobiota bacterium contains these proteins:
- a CDS encoding MMPL family transporter, with the protein product MSNHVLTIKLSQGLFNNRKAVLAVFGLVTIVMIWFTINTKIDASFNKQLPSNHEYIQTFTKYQDQFGGANRVAIALTLDEGTIFSKAYFQILKQATDETYFVPGVDRAQVTSIWTPNTRYIEIIEDGFSGGNVVPADFLGSDEDLAKVKANIIKSGTVGLLVASDFSGALILAQLQEIDPQTGERINYIEVAQYLEKNIRGKFEAQGLEMGLKVRIIGFAKVMGDVADGVLNVILFFAVAFIITAVLVFFYNKSLKLTVLSLAASLIAVVWQLGLLRSMGFGIDPMSILVPFLVFAIGVSHGVQMVRSFRSGVFSGLSGKEAAQESFEQLLIPGGAALLTDTIGFVTILLIDIPIIQELAITASLGVAVIVFTNLFLLPVLLSFQQLDSSYKKEILKRRESRKSLWDRMAQVSQTKPAILTLVIAALLATQGVQYAGKVKIGDLQQGVPELRSTSRYNEDSHVITSSFTIGVDLITVIAETQPNGVIDYEVMELIDRFAWHMRNVRNVQTVVNLASISKLSNAGFSEGYPKWEILPEHPAILSQAISPFEPTSGLYNEDGSVVPIMIYLKDHTAETIERVILAAKEFRKNNPSEKVTFNLASGNIGVMAAQNEVVAAAQFPILMYVFGAVILLCLLTFRSWRAAFCIVVPLALVSLLAYELMYLLGIGLKSSTLPVVALGIGVGVDYGIYLFARLQIYLEQGDFFEDALRKSLKRTGSAVVFTGITLAIGVSTWIFSTLKFQADMGILLTFMFLLNMLGAIFLLPAIARWLFPHHFRGK